A genome region from Carcharodon carcharias isolate sCarCar2 chromosome 17, sCarCar2.pri, whole genome shotgun sequence includes the following:
- the LOC121290127 gene encoding interferon-induced protein with tetratricopeptide repeats 5-like isoform X1 has translation MYHSSLKNSAIPRNHEIPEAIKISEEPSFIQRFTERLPAIKLSTTQISIMSKKDSLKAKLSQLQCHFTWAPQKENIDLDDMKQRLEDLIQTTVKYQARSYNQLAFVNCLQGNYEEAVQNLQEAERVLRENHEDEFEKRSIITYGNYAWVYYHMGQLTEAQSYLDKLEKICKIFHNASHYTAMIPEVYGEKGWALLISTRKYYDEAKECFEKALEEDPDDTEWNAGYAIVLFRLEVFSGAPKNADSSQSMKQLRRVLELDPNDSVAMVLLALKLQEFKQKEEAFTLVEQALQKSPDLPYVIRYAAKFLRREGSVERSLELLKKALEITPNSAFLYHQVGLCYKIKLMSLIKNPRSRNSHNPAFQQKAELINQCKYHFEKAFELRPLTFVIARLDFATICSLNEEYHEAEEIYSKLLEIEGIHPDNKQAIHSQFGLFELHHKRSESNAITHFWEGLKIKNGSRAWHICCINLRKIATKQIDRNPENSKAFGLLGFMHQLDGEKCEAIECFEKALQIDCDNEEYLSALCELRLSI, from the coding sequence CAAGAAGGACTCCTTGAAAGCAAAACTCAGTCAGCTTCAATGTCACTTCACGTGGGCTCCACAGAAAGAAAACATTGACTTGGATGATATGAAGCAAAGATTAGAAGATTTAATACAGACCACTGTGAAGTATCAAGCCAGGTCCTATAATCAACTTGCTTTTGTAAACTGTCTGCAAGGAAACTATGAAGAGGCCGTTCAAAACTTACAGGAAGCTGAAAGAGTTCTGAGGGAAAATCATGAAGATGAATTTGAAAAAAGAAGCATCATCACCTATGGAAACTATGCCTGGGTATATTATCACATGGGACAACTGACAGAGGCTCAGTCCTACCTCGACAAGCTGGAGAAGATTTGTAAAATATTTCATAATGCCTCTCATTATACAGCAATGATCCCTGAAGTATATGGAGAGAAGGGCTGGGCACTGTTGATATCAACCAGGAAGTATTATGACGAGGCAAAGGAATGTTTTGAAAAGGCTCTGGAGGAAGACCCTGATGACACTGAATGGAATGCTGGCTATGCAATTGTCCTGTTTCGTCTGGAGGTGTTTTCTGGTGCTCCAAAGAATGCTGATTCCAGTCAATCAATGAAGCAGTTGAGACGTGTGCTGGAGCTTGATCCCAATGACTCTGTTGCCATGGTGCTGTTGGCTCTAAAACTCCAAGAGTTCAAGCAAAAGGAGGAAGCCTTCACATTAGTTGAACAAGCATTGCAGAAGTCCCCCGATCTCCCATATGTGATTCGTTATGCAGCAAAATTTTTGAGAAGGGAAGGATCTGTGGAAAGATCTTTGGAGCTGTTGAAGAAAGCATTGGAAATTACCCCCAACTCTGCCTTCTTGTACCACCAAGTCGGTTTGTGTTACAAAATCAAGCTGATGTCACTGATCAAAAATCCACGCAGCAGAAACTCTCACAATCCTGCTTTTCAACAGAAAGCTGAATTGATTAATCAATGCAAGTACcattttgaaaaggcatttgagcTTCGCCCATTAACATTTGTTATTGCACGGCTAGATTTTGCAACCATCTGCTCACTAAATGAAGAATATCATGAAGCAGAGGAAATTTACAGCAAACTACTGGAAATAGAGGGTATTCATCCTGATAATAAACAGGCAATACATTCACAGTTTGGGTTATTTGAACTGCATCACAAAAGATCGGAATCAAATGCCATCACACATTTCTGGGAAGGACTTAAGATCAAAAATGGGTCAAGGGCATGGCATATATGTTGCATAAACTTGAGAAAGATTGCAACGAAACAAATTGACAGGAATCCAGAAAACAGCAAGGCCTTTGGTCTTCTTGGATTCATGCACCAGTTGGATGGGGAGAAGTGTGAAGCTATTGAATGTTTTGAAAAAGCCTTACAGATTGATTGTGACAATGAAGAATATCTAAGCGCTCTTTGTGAATTACGTCTTTCTATCTAG
- the LOC121290127 gene encoding interferon-induced protein with tetratricopeptide repeats 5-like isoform X3: MSKKDSLKAKLSQLQCHFTWAPQKENIDLDDMKQRLEDLIQTTVKYQARSYNQLAFVNCLQGNYEEAVQNLQEAERVLRENHEDEFEKRSIITYGNYAWVYYHMGQLTEAQSYLDKLEKICKIFHNASHYTAMIPEVYGEKGWALLISTRKYYDEAKECFEKALEEDPDDTEWNAGYAIVLFRLEVFSGAPKNADSSQSMKQLRRVLELDPNDSVAMVLLALKLQEFKQKEEAFTLVEQALQKSPDLPYVIRYAAKFLRREGSVERSLELLKKALEITPNSAFLYHQVGLCYKIKLMSLIKNPRSRNSHNPAFQQKAELINQCKYHFEKAFELRPLTFVIARLDFATICSLNEEYHEAEEIYSKLLEIEGIHPDNKQAIHSQFGLFELHHKRSESNAITHFWEGLKIKNGSRAWHICCINLRKIATKQIDRNPENSKAFGLLGFMHQLDGEKCEAIECFEKALQIDCDNEEYLSALCELRLSI; this comes from the coding sequence CAAGAAGGACTCCTTGAAAGCAAAACTCAGTCAGCTTCAATGTCACTTCACGTGGGCTCCACAGAAAGAAAACATTGACTTGGATGATATGAAGCAAAGATTAGAAGATTTAATACAGACCACTGTGAAGTATCAAGCCAGGTCCTATAATCAACTTGCTTTTGTAAACTGTCTGCAAGGAAACTATGAAGAGGCCGTTCAAAACTTACAGGAAGCTGAAAGAGTTCTGAGGGAAAATCATGAAGATGAATTTGAAAAAAGAAGCATCATCACCTATGGAAACTATGCCTGGGTATATTATCACATGGGACAACTGACAGAGGCTCAGTCCTACCTCGACAAGCTGGAGAAGATTTGTAAAATATTTCATAATGCCTCTCATTATACAGCAATGATCCCTGAAGTATATGGAGAGAAGGGCTGGGCACTGTTGATATCAACCAGGAAGTATTATGACGAGGCAAAGGAATGTTTTGAAAAGGCTCTGGAGGAAGACCCTGATGACACTGAATGGAATGCTGGCTATGCAATTGTCCTGTTTCGTCTGGAGGTGTTTTCTGGTGCTCCAAAGAATGCTGATTCCAGTCAATCAATGAAGCAGTTGAGACGTGTGCTGGAGCTTGATCCCAATGACTCTGTTGCCATGGTGCTGTTGGCTCTAAAACTCCAAGAGTTCAAGCAAAAGGAGGAAGCCTTCACATTAGTTGAACAAGCATTGCAGAAGTCCCCCGATCTCCCATATGTGATTCGTTATGCAGCAAAATTTTTGAGAAGGGAAGGATCTGTGGAAAGATCTTTGGAGCTGTTGAAGAAAGCATTGGAAATTACCCCCAACTCTGCCTTCTTGTACCACCAAGTCGGTTTGTGTTACAAAATCAAGCTGATGTCACTGATCAAAAATCCACGCAGCAGAAACTCTCACAATCCTGCTTTTCAACAGAAAGCTGAATTGATTAATCAATGCAAGTACcattttgaaaaggcatttgagcTTCGCCCATTAACATTTGTTATTGCACGGCTAGATTTTGCAACCATCTGCTCACTAAATGAAGAATATCATGAAGCAGAGGAAATTTACAGCAAACTACTGGAAATAGAGGGTATTCATCCTGATAATAAACAGGCAATACATTCACAGTTTGGGTTATTTGAACTGCATCACAAAAGATCGGAATCAAATGCCATCACACATTTCTGGGAAGGACTTAAGATCAAAAATGGGTCAAGGGCATGGCATATATGTTGCATAAACTTGAGAAAGATTGCAACGAAACAAATTGACAGGAATCCAGAAAACAGCAAGGCCTTTGGTCTTCTTGGATTCATGCACCAGTTGGATGGGGAGAAGTGTGAAGCTATTGAATGTTTTGAAAAAGCCTTACAGATTGATTGTGACAATGAAGAATATCTAAGCGCTCTTTGTGAATTACGTCTTTCTATCTAG
- the LOC121289797 gene encoding interferon-induced protein with tetratricopeptide repeats 5-like isoform X1 — MSMSVCSNVQKDLLKVKLDWLQCHFTWVPQKENIDLDDMKQRLEDSIQLDMQYQARSYNQLAFVNCLQGNYEEAIQNLKEAERFLRENHEDEFEKKNIISYGNYAWVYYYMGQLTEAQYYLDKLEEICKQFPDGSQYTAMIPEVYGEKGWALLSCTSQYYEEAMECFKKALEEDPENTEWNIGYATVLFRLEWFPGTPESQGPSESIKQLRRVLELDPDHTVAMVLLALKLQQFNKMEEALQLVKQALHKSPDLPYVLRYAAKFYRTKGDVEKAVEMLKKALEITPHSTFLHHQIGQCYRTKLNPLMKYRGSKDPHNPAFQQKDKLINQCKYHFQKAFKNRPLTAIKAQLDFAGICLLNEEYLKAKEIYNQLLKLEGIRPENKQAICLQAGLFELNYKHSESNAITHFLEGMKVNYDSIHQKRCRENLEMIAARWLRRNPRESKAFGVFGFLHQLDGERCEAIKCFEKALEFDPDNKEYLNALCELSLSIEDNNDFPN, encoded by the exons ATGAG CATGTCTGTGTGCAGTAACGTACAGAAGGATTTGTTGAAAGTGAAGCTCGATTGGCTTCAATGTCACTTCACGTGGGTTCCACAGAAAGAAAACATTGACTTGGATGATATGAAGCAAAGATTAGAAGATTCAATACAGCTTGATATGCAATATCAAGCCAGGTCTTACAACCAACTTGCTTTTGTAAACTGTCTGCAAGGAAACTATGAAGAGGCCATTCAAAACTTAAAGGAAGCTGAAAGATTTCTTAGGGAGAATCATGAagatgaatttgaaaaaaaaaacatcatcAGCTATGGAAACTATGCCTGGGTATATTATTACATGGGACAACTGACAGAGGCTCAGTACTACCTCGACAAGCTGGAGGAGATCTGTAAACAATTTCCTGATGGCTCTCAGTATACAGCAATGATTCCTGAAGTATATGGAGAGAAGGGTTGGGCACTGTTGAGTTGTACTAGTCAATATTATGAAGAGGCAATGGAATGTTTTAAAAAGGCCCTGGAGGAAGATCCGGAGAACACGGAATGGAATATTGGCTATGCGACTGTTCTGTTTCGCCTGGAATGGTTTCCTGGTACTCCAGAGAGTCAAGGGCCCAGTGAATCAATAAAACAGTTGAGGCGTGTGCTGGAGCTTGATCCAGATCACACTGTAGCCATGGTGCTGTTGGCTCTAAAACTACAACAGTTCAATAAAATGGAGGAAGCACTTCAATTAGTCAAACAAGCATTGCATAAGTCCCCTGATCTTCCGTATGTGCTTCGTTATGCAGCAAAATTTTACAGAACGAAAGGAGATGTGGAAAAAGCTGTGGAGATGCtgaagaaagcattagaaattaCTCCACATTCTACCTTCTTACACCATCAAATAGGTCAGTGCTACAGAACCAAACTGAATCCACTGATGAAATATCGAGGCAGTAAAGATCCTCACAATCCTGCTTTTCAACAGAAAGACAAATTGATCAACCAATGCAAGTatcattttcaaaaggcttttaagAACCGACCACTAACAGCTATAAAAGCCCAACTGGATTTTGCAGGAATATGTTTATTAAATGAAGAATATCTCAAAGCAAAGGAGATCTACAACCAGTTACTGAAATTGGAAGGCATTCGTCCAGAAAATAAGCAGGCAATATGTTTACAGGCGGGCTTATTTGAACTAAATTACAAACATTCTGAATCAAATGCCATCACCCATTTTCTGGAAGGAATGAAAGTCAATTATGACTCAATACATCAGAAAAGGTGTCGAGAAAACTTGGAGATGATAGCAGCAAGATGGCTTCGCAGGAACCCAAGAGAAAGCAAGGCCTTTGGTGTTTTTGGGTTCCTGCACCAGCTGGATGGTGAGAGATGTGAAGCTATTAAATGCTTTGAAAAGGCCTTGGAGTTTGATCCTGACAATAAAGAATATCTAAATGCTCTTTGTGAATTAAGCCTTTCCATCGAAGACAACAATGACTTTCCCAACTAA
- the LOC121290127 gene encoding interferon-induced protein with tetratricopeptide repeats 5-like isoform X2: MKQRLEDLIQTTVKYQARSYNQLAFVNCLQGNYEEAVQNLQEAERVLRENHEDEFEKRSIITYGNYAWVYYHMGQLTEAQSYLDKLEKICKIFHNASHYTAMIPEVYGEKGWALLISTRKYYDEAKECFEKALEEDPDDTEWNAGYAIVLFRLEVFSGAPKNADSSQSMKQLRRVLELDPNDSVAMVLLALKLQEFKQKEEAFTLVEQALQKSPDLPYVIRYAAKFLRREGSVERSLELLKKALEITPNSAFLYHQVGLCYKIKLMSLIKNPRSRNSHNPAFQQKAELINQCKYHFEKAFELRPLTFVIARLDFATICSLNEEYHEAEEIYSKLLEIEGIHPDNKQAIHSQFGLFELHHKRSESNAITHFWEGLKIKNGSRAWHICCINLRKIATKQIDRNPENSKAFGLLGFMHQLDGEKCEAIECFEKALQIDCDNEEYLSALCELRLSI, encoded by the coding sequence ATGAAGCAAAGATTAGAAGATTTAATACAGACCACTGTGAAGTATCAAGCCAGGTCCTATAATCAACTTGCTTTTGTAAACTGTCTGCAAGGAAACTATGAAGAGGCCGTTCAAAACTTACAGGAAGCTGAAAGAGTTCTGAGGGAAAATCATGAAGATGAATTTGAAAAAAGAAGCATCATCACCTATGGAAACTATGCCTGGGTATATTATCACATGGGACAACTGACAGAGGCTCAGTCCTACCTCGACAAGCTGGAGAAGATTTGTAAAATATTTCATAATGCCTCTCATTATACAGCAATGATCCCTGAAGTATATGGAGAGAAGGGCTGGGCACTGTTGATATCAACCAGGAAGTATTATGACGAGGCAAAGGAATGTTTTGAAAAGGCTCTGGAGGAAGACCCTGATGACACTGAATGGAATGCTGGCTATGCAATTGTCCTGTTTCGTCTGGAGGTGTTTTCTGGTGCTCCAAAGAATGCTGATTCCAGTCAATCAATGAAGCAGTTGAGACGTGTGCTGGAGCTTGATCCCAATGACTCTGTTGCCATGGTGCTGTTGGCTCTAAAACTCCAAGAGTTCAAGCAAAAGGAGGAAGCCTTCACATTAGTTGAACAAGCATTGCAGAAGTCCCCCGATCTCCCATATGTGATTCGTTATGCAGCAAAATTTTTGAGAAGGGAAGGATCTGTGGAAAGATCTTTGGAGCTGTTGAAGAAAGCATTGGAAATTACCCCCAACTCTGCCTTCTTGTACCACCAAGTCGGTTTGTGTTACAAAATCAAGCTGATGTCACTGATCAAAAATCCACGCAGCAGAAACTCTCACAATCCTGCTTTTCAACAGAAAGCTGAATTGATTAATCAATGCAAGTACcattttgaaaaggcatttgagcTTCGCCCATTAACATTTGTTATTGCACGGCTAGATTTTGCAACCATCTGCTCACTAAATGAAGAATATCATGAAGCAGAGGAAATTTACAGCAAACTACTGGAAATAGAGGGTATTCATCCTGATAATAAACAGGCAATACATTCACAGTTTGGGTTATTTGAACTGCATCACAAAAGATCGGAATCAAATGCCATCACACATTTCTGGGAAGGACTTAAGATCAAAAATGGGTCAAGGGCATGGCATATATGTTGCATAAACTTGAGAAAGATTGCAACGAAACAAATTGACAGGAATCCAGAAAACAGCAAGGCCTTTGGTCTTCTTGGATTCATGCACCAGTTGGATGGGGAGAAGTGTGAAGCTATTGAATGTTTTGAAAAAGCCTTACAGATTGATTGTGACAATGAAGAATATCTAAGCGCTCTTTGTGAATTACGTCTTTCTATCTAG
- the LOC121289644 gene encoding late histone H2B.L4-like, with the protein MIIEAAHSSKLGDKMVTGEFGRGRRELQRLLIQDHTSTRISSKAISVMNSSVVHIFERITSEPLHLIHYNQRHTISAREIQITVHFMLPGELAKFAISEGTKAVTNTPTPLRSIILKSINSPPDAQWLLQY; encoded by the exons ATGATTATAGAAGCCGCCCATTCCTCAAAACTGGGAGATAAAATGGTGACGGGGGAGTTTGGGCGCGGCAGGAGGGAATTGCAGCG GCTGCTGATCCAGGACCACActtccaccaggatctcgtcCAAGGCCATAAGTGTCATGAATTCCTCCGTTGTTCACATTTTCGAGCGCATCACCTCCGAGCCCTtgcacctcattcactacaaccAGCGCCACACCATCTCGGCCAGGGAGATCCAGATCACCGTCCACTTCATGCTGCCAGGGGAATTGGCCAAATTCGCCATCTCCGAGGGCACTAAAGCAGTCACCAATACACCAACTCCGCTTCGATCGATCATTCTAAAGAGTATAAACTCTCCGCCTGATGCTCAGTGGCTTCTCCAGTATTGA
- the LOC121289797 gene encoding interferon-induced protein with tetratricopeptide repeats 5-like isoform X3 → MSVCSNVQKDLLKVKLDWLQCHFTWVPQKENIDLDDMKQRLEDSIQLDMQYQARSYNQLAFVNCLQGNYEEAIQNLKEAERFLRENHEDEFEKKNIISYGNYAWVYYYMGQLTEAQYYLDKLEEICKQFPDGSQYTAMIPEVYGEKGWALLSCTSQYYEEAMECFKKALEEDPENTEWNIGYATVLFRLEWFPGTPESQGPSESIKQLRRVLELDPDHTVAMVLLALKLQQFNKMEEALQLVKQALHKSPDLPYVLRYAAKFYRTKGDVEKAVEMLKKALEITPHSTFLHHQIGQCYRTKLNPLMKYRGSKDPHNPAFQQKDKLINQCKYHFQKAFKNRPLTAIKAQLDFAGICLLNEEYLKAKEIYNQLLKLEGIRPENKQAICLQAGLFELNYKHSESNAITHFLEGMKVNYDSIHQKRCRENLEMIAARWLRRNPRESKAFGVFGFLHQLDGERCEAIKCFEKALEFDPDNKEYLNALCELSLSIEDNNDFPN, encoded by the coding sequence ATGTCTGTGTGCAGTAACGTACAGAAGGATTTGTTGAAAGTGAAGCTCGATTGGCTTCAATGTCACTTCACGTGGGTTCCACAGAAAGAAAACATTGACTTGGATGATATGAAGCAAAGATTAGAAGATTCAATACAGCTTGATATGCAATATCAAGCCAGGTCTTACAACCAACTTGCTTTTGTAAACTGTCTGCAAGGAAACTATGAAGAGGCCATTCAAAACTTAAAGGAAGCTGAAAGATTTCTTAGGGAGAATCATGAagatgaatttgaaaaaaaaaacatcatcAGCTATGGAAACTATGCCTGGGTATATTATTACATGGGACAACTGACAGAGGCTCAGTACTACCTCGACAAGCTGGAGGAGATCTGTAAACAATTTCCTGATGGCTCTCAGTATACAGCAATGATTCCTGAAGTATATGGAGAGAAGGGTTGGGCACTGTTGAGTTGTACTAGTCAATATTATGAAGAGGCAATGGAATGTTTTAAAAAGGCCCTGGAGGAAGATCCGGAGAACACGGAATGGAATATTGGCTATGCGACTGTTCTGTTTCGCCTGGAATGGTTTCCTGGTACTCCAGAGAGTCAAGGGCCCAGTGAATCAATAAAACAGTTGAGGCGTGTGCTGGAGCTTGATCCAGATCACACTGTAGCCATGGTGCTGTTGGCTCTAAAACTACAACAGTTCAATAAAATGGAGGAAGCACTTCAATTAGTCAAACAAGCATTGCATAAGTCCCCTGATCTTCCGTATGTGCTTCGTTATGCAGCAAAATTTTACAGAACGAAAGGAGATGTGGAAAAAGCTGTGGAGATGCtgaagaaagcattagaaattaCTCCACATTCTACCTTCTTACACCATCAAATAGGTCAGTGCTACAGAACCAAACTGAATCCACTGATGAAATATCGAGGCAGTAAAGATCCTCACAATCCTGCTTTTCAACAGAAAGACAAATTGATCAACCAATGCAAGTatcattttcaaaaggcttttaagAACCGACCACTAACAGCTATAAAAGCCCAACTGGATTTTGCAGGAATATGTTTATTAAATGAAGAATATCTCAAAGCAAAGGAGATCTACAACCAGTTACTGAAATTGGAAGGCATTCGTCCAGAAAATAAGCAGGCAATATGTTTACAGGCGGGCTTATTTGAACTAAATTACAAACATTCTGAATCAAATGCCATCACCCATTTTCTGGAAGGAATGAAAGTCAATTATGACTCAATACATCAGAAAAGGTGTCGAGAAAACTTGGAGATGATAGCAGCAAGATGGCTTCGCAGGAACCCAAGAGAAAGCAAGGCCTTTGGTGTTTTTGGGTTCCTGCACCAGCTGGATGGTGAGAGATGTGAAGCTATTAAATGCTTTGAAAAGGCCTTGGAGTTTGATCCTGACAATAAAGAATATCTAAATGCTCTTTGTGAATTAAGCCTTTCCATCGAAGACAACAATGACTTTCCCAACTAA